In Anopheles gambiae chromosome 2, idAnoGambNW_F1_1, whole genome shotgun sequence, a single window of DNA contains:
- the LOC1269830 gene encoding coiled-coil domain-containing protein 102A isoform X1, giving the protein MSQSAPRRHPPSGNVEVSSMSAKFVDTEWEARESQRQRELEEARARAAQMEKTMKWWSDCTANWREKWSKVRTERNKARDEAKQLRSNLEAAIKESNSYKREKCELEMQITQLKKEMEKVHTLMMKHAGRFNKASLDAADEPDRDGRGDNNCSPDISSDGLKNVNSEDGLVTKLPNLPDDGAGVPVAASANADLDIEEYILQGGAMPKHSVEFKDKSEQMAEERRLIQQLSKDDYDEDYLLQKITMLQLRLDDAQKTIQIEREEKNAVHRNLEKTRQDMQELRDKCEELRAAKQDAVRELLTLQEQHRVEMRITHNSLQEESIARETLERRLCELRTELERLQAENAAEWGKRERLETEKLNMERETKKLRAECQDLQERLERKGRPLVNSDVELRSLQQELLEKNKELSDIRHSHSKMKKMLSEANTELGHAVRRAEQYETEVKRLRSRVEELKHELASAEDELDAACNHVRRLQRTNEELSGQTEGLQVQIQHLQTSGSPKQHEVGNYKATNRSNYTANVSYKPNINDLKQLFDNSASRQFSDRDRAGAVGGGGGPSKSSGLPVREQPASLSSSVNPQQPPSYIPLSSGSYYDAKPSYIEHDAPSPPSLNNNKYEFERAKQKFDNITRAAAAASNPGGHKTRASSGGNGQPSSKQHNAAGGSAIPKRNTSSSGPVSSYYEPNVFPSGGGNGRAAQHAADDMPPTKIQSHINETIQLFDVSPGAYDQSPSANCPPPRGSMGQQQPHKPINIGKMNDVNLDGLKVSEDDETP; this is encoded by the exons ATGTCGCAGAGTGCACCGAGACGGCATCCTCCCAGTGGCAATGTCGAGGTCAGCAGCATGTCAGCCAAGTTTGTTGACACCGAGTGGGAGGCGCGGGAG TCCCAGCGCCAGCGCGAACTGGAGGAAGCACGCGCACGGGCCGCCCAGATGGAGAAAACGATGAAATGGTGGTCCGACTGTACAGCCAACTGGCGCGAAAAGTGGAGTAAG GTACGAACCGAACGCAACAAGGCCCGCGATGAGGCGAAACAGCTGCGCAGCAATCTGGAGGCGGCCATCAAAGAGTCCAACTCGTACAAGCGGGAAAAGTGCGAGCTGGAAATGCAAATCACACAGCTCAAGAAGGAGATGGAAAAGGTGCACACGCTCATGATGAAGCATGCGGGCCGGTTCAACAAAGCCTCCCTGGACGCAGCGGACGAACCGGACCGTGATGGGCGCGGTGACAACAACTGTTCGCCAGACATCTCGTCCGACGGGCTGAAGAACGTCAACAGCGAGGATGGTTTGGTGACGAAGCTGCCGAACCTACCGGACGACGGTGCCGGTGTGCCGGTGGCCGCCAGCGCGAACGCCGATCTCGACATCGAGGAGTACATCCTGCAGGGTGGCGCCATGCCGAAACATTCCGTAGAGTTTAAGGACAAGAGCGAACAGATGGCGGAAGAGCGCCGGCTCATCCAGCAGCTTTCGAAGGACGACTACGACGAGGACTATCTGCTGCAGAAGATCACTATGCTGCAGCTGCGGCTGGACGATGCACAGAAAACGATTCAGATCGAGCGGGAGGAGAAAAATGCCGTGCATCGCAATCTGGAAAAGACGCGCCAGGACATGCAGGAGCTGCGCGACAAGTGTGAGGAGCTGCGGGCAGCGAAACAGGATGCCGTGCGCGAGCTGCTGACGCTCCAGGAGCAGCACCGGGTGGAGATGCGCATCACGCACAACTCGCTGCAGGAAGAGAGTATCGCACGGGAAACGCTGGAAAGACGGCTGTGCGAGCTGCGAACCGAGCTGGAGCGACTGCAGGCGGAAAATGCGGCCGAGTGGGGCAAACGGGAGCGGCTCGAGACGGAAAAGCTCAACATGGAGCGGGAAACGAAGAAGCTACGGGCGGAGTGCCAAGATTTGCAGGAACGGTTGGAGCGCAAGGGACGTCCGCTGGTGAACAGTGACGTGGAGCTTCGCTCCCTGCAGCAGGAACTGCTCGAAAAAAATAAG GAGCTTAGTGACATTCGTCATTCACAcagcaaaatgaaaaagatgCTGTCGGAGGCAAACACCGAGCTCGGTCACGCGGTACGCCGGGCGGAGCAGTACGAAACGGAGGTCAAACGGTTGCGATCGCGTGTGGAAGAGCTAAAGCACGAGCTGGCCTCCGCGGAGGATGAGCTCGATGCCGCCTGCAATCACGTGCGTCGGCTGCAGCGCACCAACGAGGAACTGAGCGGACAGACTGAAGGCTTGCAGGTGCAGATACAGCATCTTCAGACGAG TGGCAGTCCCAAGCAGCACGAGGTGGGCAACTATAAGGCCACCAACCGTTCAAACTACACCGCCAACGTGAGCTACAAACCAAACATTAACGATCTGAAGCAACTGTTTGACAATTCTGCGTCACGACAGTTTAGCGATCGTGATCGCGCTGGAgccgtcggtggtggtggtggcccaTCGAAATCGTCCGGCCTACCCGTACGCGAGCAACCAGCGTCCCTTTCGTCCAGCGTTAACCCACAGCAACCCCCATCGTACATCCCACTCTCATCCGGCTCCTATTACGATGCCAAACCGAGCTACATCGAACACGATGCACCATCGCCCCCTtcgctcaacaacaacaagtacGAGTTCGAACGTGCCAAGCAAAAGTTCGACAATATAACGCGTGCGGCGGCAGCCGCCAGCAATCCCGGCGGCCACAAGACGCGCGCCTCCTCGGGTGGTAATGGGCAGCCATCCTCCAAGCAGCACAACGCTGCCGGTGGATCGGCCATACCGAAACGAAACACTTCCTCCAGTGGACCGGTTTCGTCGTACTACGAGCCGAATGTATTCCCCAGCGGTGGTGGCAATGGTCGGGCAGCTCAGCATGCAGCCGATGATATGCCACCGACGAAGATTCAGAGCCACATCAACGAAACGATACAGCTGTTTGACGTTAGCCCGGGTGCGTACGATCAGTCGCCGAGTGCAAACTGTCCTCCACCGAGGGGAAGTATGGGACAGCAACAGCCCCACAAACCGATCAACATTGGCAAGATGAACGATGTCAATCTGGATGGGTTAAAGGTATCGGAAGACGATGAA ACTCCGTAG
- the LOC1269830 gene encoding coiled-coil domain-containing protein 102A isoform X4, whose product MSQSAPRRHPPSGNVEVSSMSAKFVDTEWEARESQRQRELEEARARAAQMEKTMKWWSDCTANWREKWSKVRTERNKARDEAKQLRSNLEAAIKESNSYKREKCELEMQITQLKKEMEKVHTLMMKHAGRFNKASLDAADEPDRDGRGDNNCSPDISSDGLKNVNSEDGLVTKLPNLPDDGAGVPVAASANADLDIEEYILQGGAMPKHSVEFKDKSEQMAEERRLIQQLSKDDYDEDYLLQKITMLQLRLDDAQKTIQIEREEKNAVHRNLEKTRQDMQELRDKCEELRAAKQDAVRELLTLQEQHRVEMRITHNSLQEESIARETLERRLCELRTELERLQAENAAEWGKRERLETEKLNMERETKKLRAECQDLQERLERKGRPLVNSDVELRSLQQELLEKNKELSDIRHSHSKMKKMLSEANTELGHAVRRAEQYETEVKRLRSRVEELKHELASAEDELDAACNHVRRLQRTNEELSGQTEGLQVQIQHLQTRLRSSHGSTSLLSANEDNSDNE is encoded by the exons ATGTCGCAGAGTGCACCGAGACGGCATCCTCCCAGTGGCAATGTCGAGGTCAGCAGCATGTCAGCCAAGTTTGTTGACACCGAGTGGGAGGCGCGGGAG TCCCAGCGCCAGCGCGAACTGGAGGAAGCACGCGCACGGGCCGCCCAGATGGAGAAAACGATGAAATGGTGGTCCGACTGTACAGCCAACTGGCGCGAAAAGTGGAGTAAG GTACGAACCGAACGCAACAAGGCCCGCGATGAGGCGAAACAGCTGCGCAGCAATCTGGAGGCGGCCATCAAAGAGTCCAACTCGTACAAGCGGGAAAAGTGCGAGCTGGAAATGCAAATCACACAGCTCAAGAAGGAGATGGAAAAGGTGCACACGCTCATGATGAAGCATGCGGGCCGGTTCAACAAAGCCTCCCTGGACGCAGCGGACGAACCGGACCGTGATGGGCGCGGTGACAACAACTGTTCGCCAGACATCTCGTCCGACGGGCTGAAGAACGTCAACAGCGAGGATGGTTTGGTGACGAAGCTGCCGAACCTACCGGACGACGGTGCCGGTGTGCCGGTGGCCGCCAGCGCGAACGCCGATCTCGACATCGAGGAGTACATCCTGCAGGGTGGCGCCATGCCGAAACATTCCGTAGAGTTTAAGGACAAGAGCGAACAGATGGCGGAAGAGCGCCGGCTCATCCAGCAGCTTTCGAAGGACGACTACGACGAGGACTATCTGCTGCAGAAGATCACTATGCTGCAGCTGCGGCTGGACGATGCACAGAAAACGATTCAGATCGAGCGGGAGGAGAAAAATGCCGTGCATCGCAATCTGGAAAAGACGCGCCAGGACATGCAGGAGCTGCGCGACAAGTGTGAGGAGCTGCGGGCAGCGAAACAGGATGCCGTGCGCGAGCTGCTGACGCTCCAGGAGCAGCACCGGGTGGAGATGCGCATCACGCACAACTCGCTGCAGGAAGAGAGTATCGCACGGGAAACGCTGGAAAGACGGCTGTGCGAGCTGCGAACCGAGCTGGAGCGACTGCAGGCGGAAAATGCGGCCGAGTGGGGCAAACGGGAGCGGCTCGAGACGGAAAAGCTCAACATGGAGCGGGAAACGAAGAAGCTACGGGCGGAGTGCCAAGATTTGCAGGAACGGTTGGAGCGCAAGGGACGTCCGCTGGTGAACAGTGACGTGGAGCTTCGCTCCCTGCAGCAGGAACTGCTCGAAAAAAATAAG GAGCTTAGTGACATTCGTCATTCACAcagcaaaatgaaaaagatgCTGTCGGAGGCAAACACCGAGCTCGGTCACGCGGTACGCCGGGCGGAGCAGTACGAAACGGAGGTCAAACGGTTGCGATCGCGTGTGGAAGAGCTAAAGCACGAGCTGGCCTCCGCGGAGGATGAGCTCGATGCCGCCTGCAATCACGTGCGTCGGCTGCAGCGCACCAACGAGGAACTGAGCGGACAGACTGAAGGCTTGCAGGTGCAGATACAGCATCTTCAGACGAG ACTCCGTAGCTCGCACGGCTCGACCAGTCTCCTTTCGGCCAACGAAGATAATAGCGATAATGAATGA
- the LOC1269830 gene encoding coiled-coil domain-containing protein 102A isoform X5, which yields MSQSAPRRHPPSGNVEVSSMSAKFVDTEWEARESQRQRELEEARARAAQMEKTMKWWSDCTANWREKWSKVRTERNKARDEAKQLRSNLEAAIKESNSYKREKCELEMQITQLKKEMEKVHTLMMKHAGRFNKASLDAADEPDRDGRGDNNCSPDISSDGLKNVNSEDGLVTKLPNLPDDGAGVPVAASANADLDIEEYILQGGAMPKHSVEFKDKSEQMAEERRLIQQLSKDDYDEDYLLQKITMLQLRLDDAQKTIQIEREEKNAVHRNLEKTRQDMQELRDKCEELRAAKQDAVRELLTLQEQHRVEMRITHNSLQEESIARETLERRLCELRTELERLQAENAAEWGKRERLETEKLNMERETKKLRAECQDLQERLERKGRPLVNSDVELRSLQQELLEKNKELSDIRHSHSKMKKMLSEANTELGHAVRRAEQYETEVKRLRSRVEELKHELASAEDELDAACNHVRRLQRTNEELSGQTEGLQVQIQHLQTSELAQRLDS from the exons ATGTCGCAGAGTGCACCGAGACGGCATCCTCCCAGTGGCAATGTCGAGGTCAGCAGCATGTCAGCCAAGTTTGTTGACACCGAGTGGGAGGCGCGGGAG TCCCAGCGCCAGCGCGAACTGGAGGAAGCACGCGCACGGGCCGCCCAGATGGAGAAAACGATGAAATGGTGGTCCGACTGTACAGCCAACTGGCGCGAAAAGTGGAGTAAG GTACGAACCGAACGCAACAAGGCCCGCGATGAGGCGAAACAGCTGCGCAGCAATCTGGAGGCGGCCATCAAAGAGTCCAACTCGTACAAGCGGGAAAAGTGCGAGCTGGAAATGCAAATCACACAGCTCAAGAAGGAGATGGAAAAGGTGCACACGCTCATGATGAAGCATGCGGGCCGGTTCAACAAAGCCTCCCTGGACGCAGCGGACGAACCGGACCGTGATGGGCGCGGTGACAACAACTGTTCGCCAGACATCTCGTCCGACGGGCTGAAGAACGTCAACAGCGAGGATGGTTTGGTGACGAAGCTGCCGAACCTACCGGACGACGGTGCCGGTGTGCCGGTGGCCGCCAGCGCGAACGCCGATCTCGACATCGAGGAGTACATCCTGCAGGGTGGCGCCATGCCGAAACATTCCGTAGAGTTTAAGGACAAGAGCGAACAGATGGCGGAAGAGCGCCGGCTCATCCAGCAGCTTTCGAAGGACGACTACGACGAGGACTATCTGCTGCAGAAGATCACTATGCTGCAGCTGCGGCTGGACGATGCACAGAAAACGATTCAGATCGAGCGGGAGGAGAAAAATGCCGTGCATCGCAATCTGGAAAAGACGCGCCAGGACATGCAGGAGCTGCGCGACAAGTGTGAGGAGCTGCGGGCAGCGAAACAGGATGCCGTGCGCGAGCTGCTGACGCTCCAGGAGCAGCACCGGGTGGAGATGCGCATCACGCACAACTCGCTGCAGGAAGAGAGTATCGCACGGGAAACGCTGGAAAGACGGCTGTGCGAGCTGCGAACCGAGCTGGAGCGACTGCAGGCGGAAAATGCGGCCGAGTGGGGCAAACGGGAGCGGCTCGAGACGGAAAAGCTCAACATGGAGCGGGAAACGAAGAAGCTACGGGCGGAGTGCCAAGATTTGCAGGAACGGTTGGAGCGCAAGGGACGTCCGCTGGTGAACAGTGACGTGGAGCTTCGCTCCCTGCAGCAGGAACTGCTCGAAAAAAATAAG GAGCTTAGTGACATTCGTCATTCACAcagcaaaatgaaaaagatgCTGTCGGAGGCAAACACCGAGCTCGGTCACGCGGTACGCCGGGCGGAGCAGTACGAAACGGAGGTCAAACGGTTGCGATCGCGTGTGGAAGAGCTAAAGCACGAGCTGGCCTCCGCGGAGGATGAGCTCGATGCCGCCTGCAATCACGTGCGTCGGCTGCAGCGCACCAACGAGGAACTGAGCGGACAGACTGAAGGCTTGCAGGTGCAGATACAGCATCTTCAGACGAG TGAGCTGGCACAGCGCTTAGACAGTTAG
- the LOC4576724 gene encoding lysozyme c-1-like, which translates to MKFAFAVLIAIAVSCSVGEAKTFTKCELVKALYSRGISKKLLPDWACLVQWESSYSTTATHKNTDGSTDYGIFQINNAYWCDSHYGSNLCNIPCQNLLTDDISEDIKCAKMVYSHHGFNAWYGWVDHCRGKALPDIRECF; encoded by the exons ATGAAGTTTGCTTTCGCAGTTTTGATCGCCATCGCTGTGAGCTGTTCCGTTGGTGAGGCTAAAACGTTTACCAAGTGTGAGCTGGTCAAAGCGCTGTACAGCAGGGGTATTTCGAAGAAATTGTTGCCGGATT GGGCCTGTCTCGTGCAGTGGGAAAGCTCATACAGTACCACGGCGACTCACAAAAACACCGACGGTTCGACCGACTATGGCATCTTTCAGATCAATAACGCATACTGGTGTGACTCGCACTACGGATCCAATTTGTGCAATATACCGTGCCAAA ATCTGCTGACCGACGATATCTCAGAAGATATTAAGTGTGCCAAGATGGTTTACAGCCACCATGGATTCAACGCCTGGTACGGGTGGGTGGACCACTGCAGAGGAAAAGCATTGCCCGACATCCGCGAGTGCTTCTAG
- the LOC1269833 gene encoding lysozyme c-1-like, whose product MKLFFVTILLAVLGTTYGKVFNKCELVRLLAANGFPRSQLQDWICLIQNESRYDTSALNTKNRDGSKDYGIFQINNYYWCAEGKVGANECKLQCSSLRDDNIADDMRCALFIYRRHQFNAWNAWKDKCRGKPKPSVDECFAAGK is encoded by the exons ATGAAACTGTTTTTCGTGACAATCCTGCTGGCCGTTCTGGGCACAACCTATGGGAAAGTTTTCAACAAATGTGAGCTGGTCCGCCTGTTAGCAGCGAATGGATTCCCTAGAAGTCAACTTCAGGACT GGATCTGCTTGATTCAGAACGAGAGCCGATACGATACGAGTGCAttgaacacaaaaaatagGGACGGTTCCAAGGATTATGGCATTTTCCAGATCAACAACTACTACTGGTGCGCTGAGGGCAAGGTTGGAGCCAACGAGTGCAAGCTGCAATGCTCGA GTCTGCGTGATGATAACATTGCGGATGATATGAGATGCGCTCTGTTTATCTACCGGCGCCACCAGTTCAATGCCTGGAATGCATGGAAGGACAAATGCCGCGGAAAGCCGAAGCCTTCCGTGGACGAATGTTTTGCAGCGGGAAAATGA
- the LOC4576725 gene encoding lysozyme c-1-like has product MISASAVLSIKMKLFFVTILLAVLGTTYGKVFTKCELVRLLAANGFPRSQLPDWICLIQNESRYDTSAWNTKNRDGSKDYGIFQINNYYWCAEGKVGANECKLQCSSLRDDDIGDDMRCALFIYRRHQFNAWNAWKDKCRGKPKPSVDECFVVGK; this is encoded by the exons ATGATTTCAGCAAGCGCAGTGCTATCGATCAAGATGAAACTGTTTTTCGTGACAATCCTGCTGGCCGTTCTAGGCACAACCTATGGGAAAGTTTTCACCAAATGTGAGCTGGTCCGCCTGTTAGCAGCGAATGGATTCCCTAGAAGTCAGCTACCGGACT GGATCTGTTTGATTCAGAACGAGAGCCGATACGATACGAGTGCAtggaacacaaaaaataggGACGGTTCCAAGGATTATGGCATTTTCCAGATCAACAACTACTACTGGTGCGCTGAGGGCAAGGTTGGAGCCAACGAGTGCAAGCTGCAATGCTCGA GTCTGCGTGATGACGACATCGGGGATGATATGAGGTGCGCTCTGTTTATCTACCGGCGCCACCAGTTCAATGCCTGGAACGCATGGAAGGACAAATGCCGCGGAAAGCCGAAGCCTTCCGTGGACGAATGTTTTGTAGTGGGAAAATGA
- the LOC4576754 gene encoding lysozyme c-1-like has product MKLFFVSALLLAVLGSCSGKIYNRCELARLMAANRFPKEQLPDWMCLVEYESGFNTTAVRSVKKNRSKYYGLFQLQSAYHCNEWMAGNECHLKCSSLVNDDISDDMRCARSIYRRSFFNSWEGWRNNCQGKQLPGVAECFATGK; this is encoded by the exons ATGAAACTGTTTTTCGTATCAGCCTTACTGCTGGCCGTTCTGGGCTCGTGCAGTGGCAAAATTTACAACCGCTGTGAGCTGGCAAGGCTTATGGCAGCGAATAGATTTCCCAAGGAGCAGCTACCGGACT GGATGTGTCTTGTAGAGTACGAGAGTGGATTCAATACGACCGCGGTTAGATCAGTTAAAAAGAATCGCTCCAAGTATTATGGACTGTTTCAGCTTCAAAGCGCGTATCATTGCAACGAATGGATGGCTGGAAATGAGTGCCATTTGAAATGCTCAA GTCTGGTTAATGACGATATTTCGGATGATATGCGGTGTGCGAGGAGTATCTACCGCCGTAGCTTTTTCAATTCCTGGGAAGGATGGAGGAACAACTGCCAAGGAAAGCAATTGCCTGGCGTAGCCGAATGCTTTGCAACTGGAAAATGA
- the LOC1269831 gene encoding lysozyme c-1: MKVFSTVLLAIVACCAVAEAKTFGKCELAKALANNGIAKASLPDWVCLVQNESAFSTSATNKNKNGSTDYGIFQINNKYWCDSGYGSNDCKIACKNLLNDDITDDIKCAKLIHKRHGFNAWYGWKNHCNGKKLPNVSSCF, translated from the exons ATGAAAGTGTTTTCCACAGTTTTGCTCGCCATCGTCGCGTGTTGTGCTGTGGCCGAAGCTAAAACGTTCGGCAAATGTGAACTGGCAAAGGCACTGGCCAACAATGGCATCGCGAAAGCTTCGTTGCCGGATT GGGTCTGTCTGGTGCAGAACGAGAGTGCGTTCAGCACATCGGCGacaaacaagaacaagaacggTTCGACCGATTACGGCATCTTCCAGATCAACAACAAGTACTGGTGCGATTCGGGCTACGGTTCAAACGACTGCAAGATCGCGTGCAAAA ATTTACTAAACGACGATATTACGGATGACATCAAGTGTGCCAAGCTGATCCACAAACGTCATGGATTTAACGCCTGGTACGGCTGGAAGAACCACTGCAATGGCAAGAAGCTGCCGAATGTTAGTTCCTGTTTTTAA